The genomic window CCACTGGGTTCCCCTCCCGCGTCGTTCGCGCGTTCGCAAAGACGTGTCAGTGATTATGCCGATACCCCTTGCCGCCGCATACCCGGTCCCCTCCCCGCTGGCGCACTCCCGCAGGTCACAACCATACAAACGGTGTCAATATGAGAGTCCGACCGTCGGGGGGCGACGCGAGGAGCCGTTTCATGGCGCAGGACACCAGCACCGCCGTGGCGCCGGGCGCGGACCAGGACCGGCGCCAGGTGCGGATCGCGATCGGTGCCCTCGCCCTCGGGTTGCTGCTGGCCGCCCTCGACCAGACCATCGTGTCGACCGCGCTGCCGACCATCGTCAGCGAACTCGGCGGTATCGACCACCTGTCCTGGGTGGTCACCGCCTACCTCCTCGCGTCGACCGCCGCCACCCCGCTGTGGGGGAAGCTCGGCGACATGTACGGCCGGAAACGGCTGTTCCAGACCGTCATCGTGATCTTCCTGATCGGCTCAGCGCTGTGCGGCATCGCCCAGAGCATGGGGGAGTTGATCGCCTTCCGCGCCCTCCAGGGCCTGGGCGGCGGGGGGTTGATCGCGCTGTCCATGGCGATCGTCGGCGACATCGTGCCGCCCCGCGACCGGGGCCGCTACCAGGGCGTCTTCGGCGGGGTGTTCGGCGCCGCCAGCGTGCTCGGGCCGCTGCTCGGCGGGGTGTTCACCGAGCAGCTGTCCTGGCGATGGGTGTTCTACATCAACCTGCCGATCGGCGCCGTCGCGCTCATCGTCATCGCCGCTGTCCTGCACATCCCGGTGCGCCGCACGTCACACCGGATCGACTACCTCGGCATGGCCGTGGTGGCCGCGGCGGCCACCTGCCTGGTGCTCTTCACCTCGCTCGGCGGCAGCACCCTGCCGTGGGGCTCGCCCGCCACCATCGCCCTCGCGGTGGGCGGGGTCGCCCTGGTCGCCGTCTTCGTGTTCATCGAGCGCCGGGCCGAGGAGCCGGTCCTGCCCCCGCGGCTGTTCACCCAGCGGACCTTCGTGGTGTGCTCGGTGATCTCCTTCATCATCGGCTTCGCGATGTTCGGCGCCCTGACGTATCTGCCGACCTTCCTCCAGGTCGTGCACGGCTACTCGCCGACACTCTCCGGCGTCCACATGATCCCGCTGGTGGTCGGCCTGCTGATCTCGTCCACCGGCTCGGGGCAGATCGTCAGCCGGACCGGGCACTACAAGGTCTTCCCGATCATCGGCACCGCCGTGACCTCGGTCGGCCTGGTGTTGCTGCACCTGCTCGACGAGCACACCGCCATCTGGGTGATGAGCCTGTACTTCTTCGTCTTCGGCCTCGGACTCGGCCTGGTGATGCAGGTGTTGGTGCTCGCGGTGCAGAACTCGGTCGGCTACGAGGACCTGGGCACGGCGACCTCGGGCACGACCTTCTTCCGTTCCATCGGGGCGTCCTTCGGCGTCTCGGTCTTCGGCACGATCTTCACCAACCAGCTCTCGAGCAAGCTGGGGAAGGCGCTGCGCGGGGTCCCGCTGCCGCCGGGCTTCGACCCCGGCCAGGCGCAGGCCGACCCCACGGCCATCGCCCGGCTGCCCGCCGCCGTCAAGGCGCCGGTGCTGCACGCGTACTCCCAGTCCATCACCACGGTCTTCCTGTGGGCCGTGCCCGTGGCGGCGGTCGGCTTCGCGACGTCGTGGCTGCTCAAGGAGCAGCCGCTGCGGGGCAGTGTCACCGTGCCGGACGCCAGCGAGACGGTGGGCGTCAACCCCGTCGACCGCTCCTCGCTCGACGAGATCGCCCGCTGCCTGTCACTGCTCGGCAGCCGGGAGGCCCGCCGCGACCTGTACATCCGCCTCACCCAGGAGTCCGGGGTCGACGTCCGCCCCGCCACCAGCTGGCTGCTGCTGCGCCTGGACCGCGACGGCCGCGCCGACCCCGCCGAACTGGCCCGCCGCACCACCGTGCCCGCCCTGCTCATCGAGGCGGCCGCGGTCGAGGCGGAAGCCGGCCGGTACGCGGTACGCGACGGCGACGAGCTGGTCCTCACCGCGTCGGGCAGCGCGCTGGCCGACCGCCTCATCGAGGCCAGGCGCGCCGTGCTGGCCGGCCTGCTCGGCGACTGGGACCCAGCGGCGCACGCCGAACTGGCCGCGTTGGTCAGGAAGCTGAGCCGCGAACTGTGCGCCGGCGACACCGACCACCCGAACAGGCGATCCCGTACGAAGCCGGCCGCGGGCGGGGAGGCCGCATAACGGTCACACGGGTTTGCGCCGCCCATTGGCGGCAAGCCGACCGACTGGACCGGTGACACCGGGACAGACGGGAGGCACGACATGTCCACAGGAGCGATTGTCGCTGTCGTGGCGGCGGTCATCATCGTGGCCGCGATCGTCGCGGCCGTGATGATGCAGCGCGGCCGCGAGGGAGGCCCAGGTCTCAAACGACGCTTCGGGCCCGAGTACGAACGGACGCTGGCGCGGCACGACGGTGACACCCGTGCCACCCGGCACGAGCTCGCCGAGCGCGTGAAGCGCTACGGCGACATCGAGCCGCGGGCGCTGTCCGCGCA from Streptomyces sp. NBC_01198 includes these protein-coding regions:
- a CDS encoding MDR family MFS transporter, with amino-acid sequence MPPHTRSPPRWRTPAGHNHTNGVNMRVRPSGGDARSRFMAQDTSTAVAPGADQDRRQVRIAIGALALGLLLAALDQTIVSTALPTIVSELGGIDHLSWVVTAYLLASTAATPLWGKLGDMYGRKRLFQTVIVIFLIGSALCGIAQSMGELIAFRALQGLGGGGLIALSMAIVGDIVPPRDRGRYQGVFGGVFGAASVLGPLLGGVFTEQLSWRWVFYINLPIGAVALIVIAAVLHIPVRRTSHRIDYLGMAVVAAAATCLVLFTSLGGSTLPWGSPATIALAVGGVALVAVFVFIERRAEEPVLPPRLFTQRTFVVCSVISFIIGFAMFGALTYLPTFLQVVHGYSPTLSGVHMIPLVVGLLISSTGSGQIVSRTGHYKVFPIIGTAVTSVGLVLLHLLDEHTAIWVMSLYFFVFGLGLGLVMQVLVLAVQNSVGYEDLGTATSGTTFFRSIGASFGVSVFGTIFTNQLSSKLGKALRGVPLPPGFDPGQAQADPTAIARLPAAVKAPVLHAYSQSITTVFLWAVPVAAVGFATSWLLKEQPLRGSVTVPDASETVGVNPVDRSSLDEIARCLSLLGSREARRDLYIRLTQESGVDVRPATSWLLLRLDRDGRADPAELARRTTVPALLIEAAAVEAEAGRYAVRDGDELVLTASGSALADRLIEARRAVLAGLLGDWDPAAHAELAALVRKLSRELCAGDTDHPNRRSRTKPAAGGEAA